Proteins encoded together in one Anguilla anguilla isolate fAngAng1 chromosome 9, fAngAng1.pri, whole genome shotgun sequence window:
- the LOC118235704 gene encoding unconventional myosin-XIX isoform X1 translates to MASVKKKLWENNGTFSSNDGIRASSLNFEKGQRTIHLQKGNGFKRKTQTHPSFNDSFEGELQAFLIDEDALHTYDDLTKVNPVTPTTVLKCLQARYRAKVFYTQAGCTLVALNPFQPVPHLYTLDVMREYHCATQPQEFKPHIFVAAEEAYRNVQGQVEPANQSLVVSGESGAGKTWTSRCLMKYYATVAASSSSQKCQDTVERIEKRVLDSNPIMEAFGNACTLRNHNSSRFGKYIQLQLNRSQLLVGASIQTYLLEKTRVAFQAANERNFHIFYQMVKGATEEQRHKWRMSCDRWFNWLPNADKTLEEDCFEETTDAMTNMGITKEKQEQIFQILAGLLHLGNVSFCPPTDESQPCDLQEQSKDFLQSTAELLQMPQEQLLSCLRLRALKAGKQSVLLKPCSLAECTVRRDCLAKVIYAHVFDWLVAFINNSICADTSSWCNFIGVLDVYGFECFALNNLEQLCINYANEKLQQHFVAHYLKAQQEEYVSEGLEWSFIKYQDNQSCLDLIEGSPTCIFSLLNEDCRLNRASDAKQFKARLEKELSDNACMSWDKFSEQPHFTVSHYAGNVCYQIEGMMEKNKDPVPVELIHMLQESQDPLLQGLFTHHDMEMNSSRGHGKVVTVVSKFKNSLESLMKILHSTTPHYTRCIKPNPECQPLTFKKEEVIVQLQACGIVETINISAAGFPIRIPYPSFLQRYGLIVNSRMCRQSLNGNGPEADKDILSPTVADVLSVVLRSHPLETPSASETESHSSLVHCGKTKVFLTHYMLELLESQRDRVRSQRAFCIQCCWRRHYRRKQEARRRAVVRIQAAVRAWLIRREVLQWHEAANLIQKTWRKWRTAMEALAETELDDAVDVKEAPVYDPAVRESGSVQLSTCPEPVTVRAWPLGLALASAPSITVAMTASGFQKVMSLMACLKLSFRSGDYKVETNQFEQGVASIRAQPQESIKLHLQRSPLLYADICPGSKGDGVTGFNQILLENII, encoded by the exons ATGGCAAGTGTAAAGAAGAAACTTTGGGAAAACAACGGTACATTCTCATCAAATGACGGGATCCGTGCCAGttctttgaattttgaaaagggTCAACGTACAATACATCTACAGAAG GGCAATGGATTCAAAAGGAAGACCCAGACCCACCCGTCCTTCAATGACTCGTTCGAAGGAGAACTGCAGGCCTTCCTGATTGATGAAGATGCACTCCACACCTACGATGACCTAACCAAAGTCAACCCTGTGACCCCCACTACAG TCCTGAAATGCTTGCAGGCAAGGTACCGAGCAAAGGTGTTTTACACACAGGCTGGCTGCACTCTGGTGGCTCTCAACCCTTTTCAACCCGTTCCTCACCTGTACACTCTGGACGTGATGAGAGAGTACCACTGTGCTACACAACCACAG GAATTCAAACCGCACATATTCGTAGCTGCTGAGGAAGCTTACAGGAACGTCCAAGGTCAAGTGGAACCGGCAAACCAGTCGCTGGTGGTCAGTGGGGAAAGTGGAGCAGGAAAG ACATGGACGTCTCGTTGCCTCATGAAGTACTACGCCACGGTAGCGGCCTCGTCATCTTCCCAAAAATGCCAGGATACCGTGGAGAGGATAGAGAAGCGGGTTCTGGACTCAAACCCAATAATGGAGGCCTTCG GAAACGCCTGCACTTTAAGGAACCACAACAGCAGCCGGTTTGGGAAATACATTCAGCTCCAGTTGAACAG ATCGCAACTGTTAGTGGGGGCTTCTATTCAAACATACCTCTTAGAGAAGACCAGAGTTGCTTTCCAAGCTGCTAATGAGagaaattttcacattttttaccAG ATGGTGAAGGGTGCcacagaggagcagagacaTAAGTGGAGGATGTCATGTGACCGGTGGTTCAACTGGCTGCCGAATGCTGACAAAACACTAGAGG AAGATTGTTTTGAGGAAACCACAGATGCAATGACAAACATGGGCATTACCAAGGAGAAGCAGGAACAGATATTCCAA ATTTTAGCAGGCCTCCTTCACCTCGGAAACGTGAGTTTCTGCCCTCCGACGGATGAATCACAACCATGTGACCTCCAGGAGCAATCCAAAG ATTTCCTGCAGAGCACGGCCGAGCTGCTGCAGATGCCGCAGGAGCAGCTGCTGTCCTGTCTGAGATTAAGGGCCCTGAAGGCTGGGAAGCAGAGCGTGCTTTTGAAGCCTTGCTCTCTGGCAGAGTGCACAGTGAGGAGGGACTGCCTGGCCAAAGTCATCTACGCCCA TGTGTTCGACTGGCTGGTAGCATTCATCAACAACAGCATCTGTGCGGACACGTCCAGCTGGTGCAATTTTATAG GTGTCCTCGACGTCTATGGATTTGAGTGCTTTGCCTTGAATAACCTGGAGCAGCTGTGTATCAACTACGCCAATGAGAAGCTGCAGCAGCACTTTGTGGCCCATTATCTGAAGGCACAGCAG GAGGAGTATGTGTCTGAGGGACTTGAGTGGTCCTTCATCAAATACCAGGACAATCAGAGCTGTTTGGATTTGATAGAGGGAAGTCCTACCTGTATCTTCTCTCTGCTGAATGAG GACTGCCGCCTCAATCGCGCCTCGGACGCCAAGCAGTTCAAAGCTCGGCTGGAGAAGGAGCTGTCCGACAACGCCTGCATGAGCTGGGACAAGTTCAGCGAGCAGCCGCACTTCACGGTGTCCCACTACGCGGGAAACGTTTGCTACCAGATTGAGGGCATGATGGAAAAGAACAag GATCCTGTACCTGTGGAGCTCATTCACATGCTCCAGGAATCCCAAGATCCTCTGCTTCAGGGTCTCTTTACTCACCATGACATGGAAATGAACAGCAGTCGGGGACACGGAAAAGTCGTCACCGTGGTCTCCAAATTTAAG AATTCGCTCGAGAGTCTGATGAAGATATTGCACAGCACCACTCCACACTACACCAGATGCATAAAGCCCAACCCGGAGTGCCAGCCTCTGACCTTTAAAAAAGAGGAG gTTATTGTCCAGCTACAAGCATGTGGCATTGTGGAGACAATTAATATAAGTGCAGCAGGATTTCCCATCAG AATACCTTATCCAAGCTTTTTGCAACGCTATGGACTGATTGTGAACTCCAGGATGTGCAGGCAGTCGCTGAATGGAAACG GACCAGAGGCGGATAAAGACATCCTGAGCCCCACGGTTGCCGATGTCCTCAGTGTGGTCCTGCGGAGTCATCCCCTGGAGACCCCCAGTGCCTCTGAGACAGAGTCTCACAGCTCTTTGGTGCACTGTGGAAAAACCAAAGTGTTCCTAACGCACTACATG CTGGAgctcctggagagccagagggaCAGGGTGCGCTCGCAGAGAGCTTTCTGCATCCAGTGCTGCTGGCGGAGGCACTACAGGAGGAAACAGGAGGCTCGGAGGCGAGCCGTAGTCAGGATCCAAGCAG CTGTCAGGGCTTGGTTGATTAGAAGAGAAGTCTTGCAATGGCATGAGGCTGCCAACCTCATCCAGAAGACTTGGAGAAAGTGGAGA ACTGCGATGGAGGCCTTGGCTGAGACGGAGCTGGACGACGCCGTGGACGTGAAGGAGGCCCCCGTCTACGACCCCGCGGTTCGGGAGAGCGGGTCCGTGCAGCTCTCCACGTGCCCGGAGCCAGTAACGGTGCGGGCGTGGCCCCTCGGTCTGGCTCTGGCTTCAGCTCCCAGCATCACCGTTGCCATGACGGCCAGTGGCTTCCAAAAGGTGATGTCCCTCATGGCGTGCCTCAAGCTGTCCTTCAGGAGCGGGGACTACAAGGTGGAGACCAACCAGTTTGAGCAGGGTGTGGCCTCCATTCGAGCTCAACCCCAG GAGTCAATTAAACTGCATCTCCAGAGATCTCCGCTCCTCTATGCTGACATATGTCCAGGAAGCAAAGGAGATGGAGTTACTGGCTTCAACCAGATTCTGTTGGAGAACATCATCTGA
- the LOC118235704 gene encoding unconventional myosin-XIX isoform X2, producing the protein MFLGNGFKRKTQTHPSFNDSFEGELQAFLIDEDALHTYDDLTKVNPVTPTTVLKCLQARYRAKVFYTQAGCTLVALNPFQPVPHLYTLDVMREYHCATQPQEFKPHIFVAAEEAYRNVQGQVEPANQSLVVSGESGAGKTWTSRCLMKYYATVAASSSSQKCQDTVERIEKRVLDSNPIMEAFGNACTLRNHNSSRFGKYIQLQLNRSQLLVGASIQTYLLEKTRVAFQAANERNFHIFYQMVKGATEEQRHKWRMSCDRWFNWLPNADKTLEEDCFEETTDAMTNMGITKEKQEQIFQILAGLLHLGNVSFCPPTDESQPCDLQEQSKDFLQSTAELLQMPQEQLLSCLRLRALKAGKQSVLLKPCSLAECTVRRDCLAKVIYAHVFDWLVAFINNSICADTSSWCNFIGVLDVYGFECFALNNLEQLCINYANEKLQQHFVAHYLKAQQEEYVSEGLEWSFIKYQDNQSCLDLIEGSPTCIFSLLNEDCRLNRASDAKQFKARLEKELSDNACMSWDKFSEQPHFTVSHYAGNVCYQIEGMMEKNKDPVPVELIHMLQESQDPLLQGLFTHHDMEMNSSRGHGKVVTVVSKFKNSLESLMKILHSTTPHYTRCIKPNPECQPLTFKKEEVIVQLQACGIVETINISAAGFPIRIPYPSFLQRYGLIVNSRMCRQSLNGNGPEADKDILSPTVADVLSVVLRSHPLETPSASETESHSSLVHCGKTKVFLTHYMLELLESQRDRVRSQRAFCIQCCWRRHYRRKQEARRRAVVRIQAAVRAWLIRREVLQWHEAANLIQKTWRKWRTAMEALAETELDDAVDVKEAPVYDPAVRESGSVQLSTCPEPVTVRAWPLGLALASAPSITVAMTASGFQKVMSLMACLKLSFRSGDYKVETNQFEQGVASIRAQPQESIKLHLQRSPLLYADICPGSKGDGVTGFNQILLENII; encoded by the exons ATGTTTCTG GGCAATGGATTCAAAAGGAAGACCCAGACCCACCCGTCCTTCAATGACTCGTTCGAAGGAGAACTGCAGGCCTTCCTGATTGATGAAGATGCACTCCACACCTACGATGACCTAACCAAAGTCAACCCTGTGACCCCCACTACAG TCCTGAAATGCTTGCAGGCAAGGTACCGAGCAAAGGTGTTTTACACACAGGCTGGCTGCACTCTGGTGGCTCTCAACCCTTTTCAACCCGTTCCTCACCTGTACACTCTGGACGTGATGAGAGAGTACCACTGTGCTACACAACCACAG GAATTCAAACCGCACATATTCGTAGCTGCTGAGGAAGCTTACAGGAACGTCCAAGGTCAAGTGGAACCGGCAAACCAGTCGCTGGTGGTCAGTGGGGAAAGTGGAGCAGGAAAG ACATGGACGTCTCGTTGCCTCATGAAGTACTACGCCACGGTAGCGGCCTCGTCATCTTCCCAAAAATGCCAGGATACCGTGGAGAGGATAGAGAAGCGGGTTCTGGACTCAAACCCAATAATGGAGGCCTTCG GAAACGCCTGCACTTTAAGGAACCACAACAGCAGCCGGTTTGGGAAATACATTCAGCTCCAGTTGAACAG ATCGCAACTGTTAGTGGGGGCTTCTATTCAAACATACCTCTTAGAGAAGACCAGAGTTGCTTTCCAAGCTGCTAATGAGagaaattttcacattttttaccAG ATGGTGAAGGGTGCcacagaggagcagagacaTAAGTGGAGGATGTCATGTGACCGGTGGTTCAACTGGCTGCCGAATGCTGACAAAACACTAGAGG AAGATTGTTTTGAGGAAACCACAGATGCAATGACAAACATGGGCATTACCAAGGAGAAGCAGGAACAGATATTCCAA ATTTTAGCAGGCCTCCTTCACCTCGGAAACGTGAGTTTCTGCCCTCCGACGGATGAATCACAACCATGTGACCTCCAGGAGCAATCCAAAG ATTTCCTGCAGAGCACGGCCGAGCTGCTGCAGATGCCGCAGGAGCAGCTGCTGTCCTGTCTGAGATTAAGGGCCCTGAAGGCTGGGAAGCAGAGCGTGCTTTTGAAGCCTTGCTCTCTGGCAGAGTGCACAGTGAGGAGGGACTGCCTGGCCAAAGTCATCTACGCCCA TGTGTTCGACTGGCTGGTAGCATTCATCAACAACAGCATCTGTGCGGACACGTCCAGCTGGTGCAATTTTATAG GTGTCCTCGACGTCTATGGATTTGAGTGCTTTGCCTTGAATAACCTGGAGCAGCTGTGTATCAACTACGCCAATGAGAAGCTGCAGCAGCACTTTGTGGCCCATTATCTGAAGGCACAGCAG GAGGAGTATGTGTCTGAGGGACTTGAGTGGTCCTTCATCAAATACCAGGACAATCAGAGCTGTTTGGATTTGATAGAGGGAAGTCCTACCTGTATCTTCTCTCTGCTGAATGAG GACTGCCGCCTCAATCGCGCCTCGGACGCCAAGCAGTTCAAAGCTCGGCTGGAGAAGGAGCTGTCCGACAACGCCTGCATGAGCTGGGACAAGTTCAGCGAGCAGCCGCACTTCACGGTGTCCCACTACGCGGGAAACGTTTGCTACCAGATTGAGGGCATGATGGAAAAGAACAag GATCCTGTACCTGTGGAGCTCATTCACATGCTCCAGGAATCCCAAGATCCTCTGCTTCAGGGTCTCTTTACTCACCATGACATGGAAATGAACAGCAGTCGGGGACACGGAAAAGTCGTCACCGTGGTCTCCAAATTTAAG AATTCGCTCGAGAGTCTGATGAAGATATTGCACAGCACCACTCCACACTACACCAGATGCATAAAGCCCAACCCGGAGTGCCAGCCTCTGACCTTTAAAAAAGAGGAG gTTATTGTCCAGCTACAAGCATGTGGCATTGTGGAGACAATTAATATAAGTGCAGCAGGATTTCCCATCAG AATACCTTATCCAAGCTTTTTGCAACGCTATGGACTGATTGTGAACTCCAGGATGTGCAGGCAGTCGCTGAATGGAAACG GACCAGAGGCGGATAAAGACATCCTGAGCCCCACGGTTGCCGATGTCCTCAGTGTGGTCCTGCGGAGTCATCCCCTGGAGACCCCCAGTGCCTCTGAGACAGAGTCTCACAGCTCTTTGGTGCACTGTGGAAAAACCAAAGTGTTCCTAACGCACTACATG CTGGAgctcctggagagccagagggaCAGGGTGCGCTCGCAGAGAGCTTTCTGCATCCAGTGCTGCTGGCGGAGGCACTACAGGAGGAAACAGGAGGCTCGGAGGCGAGCCGTAGTCAGGATCCAAGCAG CTGTCAGGGCTTGGTTGATTAGAAGAGAAGTCTTGCAATGGCATGAGGCTGCCAACCTCATCCAGAAGACTTGGAGAAAGTGGAGA ACTGCGATGGAGGCCTTGGCTGAGACGGAGCTGGACGACGCCGTGGACGTGAAGGAGGCCCCCGTCTACGACCCCGCGGTTCGGGAGAGCGGGTCCGTGCAGCTCTCCACGTGCCCGGAGCCAGTAACGGTGCGGGCGTGGCCCCTCGGTCTGGCTCTGGCTTCAGCTCCCAGCATCACCGTTGCCATGACGGCCAGTGGCTTCCAAAAGGTGATGTCCCTCATGGCGTGCCTCAAGCTGTCCTTCAGGAGCGGGGACTACAAGGTGGAGACCAACCAGTTTGAGCAGGGTGTGGCCTCCATTCGAGCTCAACCCCAG GAGTCAATTAAACTGCATCTCCAGAGATCTCCGCTCCTCTATGCTGACATATGTCCAGGAAGCAAAGGAGATGGAGTTACTGGCTTCAACCAGATTCTGTTGGAGAACATCATCTGA
- the pigw gene encoding phosphatidylinositol-glycan biosynthesis class W protein, whose amino-acid sequence MSQKELKEAFVSNLNGTSLGEVSLGSVLAPLCLMSRGLVLVLYYLGKGVLPFTWKVHLLMDFTFLILPLVLSCTILSDFLQVVILSLAAINTSLLFSVYYRKKHSSSVHSRDVFKNFLQINLETNRIPFVSLFRVLVNVKTAISILAVDFSVFPRRYAKAETYGTGVMDFGVGAYIFANALVCPEARRKEVYVSKISYVAKQLLSVWPLALLGMARLISLKVTGYHEHVTEYGVHWNFFFTLAVVRVVASVILALFPVNRSWFCALIIGGLYQTTLEMTELKSFIIHNSDRMGGFLSANKEGVFSVIGYIAIYLAGVQVGLYVMQARTLVKDWIKAVCNLLLGSFGLFAFLYVCQTVIEPVSRRMANLSFCVWTVAQSLFFLSCFGIADIVLVFSKSLANCTLISSSWNPIKNAKSETLSAEKIRDKMEGFCLIQAVNRNQLLFFLLANIFTGFTNAVVDTVSCNNFHSVCVLLCYMFMNCFIIFILHLKKITAKFW is encoded by the coding sequence atgtCCCAGAAAGAACTGAAAGAGGCTTTTGTCAGCAACCTGAATGGGACGAGCCTTGGTGAGGTCTCACTCGGTTCTGTCCTTGCTCCTCTATGTTTGATGAGCAGAGGACTGGTTCTGGTTCTTTATTACCTTGGCAAGGGGGTGCTTCCATTTACTTGGAAGGTACACCTTCTTATGGACTTCACCTTTCTGATACTTCCACTTGTCCTGTCTTGTACAATACTTAGTGACTTCCTTCAAGTGGTCATTCTGAGCCTGGCAGCCATTAACACAAGTTTGCTGTTCAGTGTTTACTACAGAAAAAAGCACAGTTCAAGTGTGCACTCACGGGATGTGTTTAAGAACTTTTTACAGATTAACTTGGAGACCAACCGCATCCCCTTTGTGTCTCTCTTTCGAGTGCTTGTCAACGTAAAGACCGCCATTAGCATTCTTGCTGTGGACTTCAGTGTGTTTCCGAGACGTTACGCAAAAGCTGAAACCTATGGGACTGGGGTTATGGACTTTGGAGTAGGAGCCTACATCTTTGCTAATGCACTAGTTTGTCCTGAAGCACGAAGAAAGGAAGTCTATGTGTCCAAGATCAGCTATGTTGCTAAGCAGCTCTTGTCTGTTTGGCCCCTGGCTTTACTTGGAATGGCAAGACTGATCAGTCTCAAAGTAACAGGCTACCATGAGCATGTAACGGAATATGGGGTGCACTGGAATTTCTTTTTCACACTGGCTGTAGTCAGAGTGGTTGCCTCAGTAATTCTAGCCTTGTTTCCTGTCAATAGGTCATGGTTTTGTGCTCTTATCATTGGTGGGCTTTACCAGACCACGCTTGAGATGACTGAACTCAAGTCCTTTATTATCCATAACAGTGATAGAATGGGAGGATTTTTAAGTGCCAACAAAGAAGGGGTGTTTTCAGTCATAGGCTACATAGCCATCTACTTGGCTGGGGTCCAGGTGGGACTTTATGTTATGCAAGCAAGAACACTGGTTAAAGACTGGATCAAAGCTGTATGTAATCTCTTGCTGGGaagttttggtttgtttgcctttttgtatgtTTGCCAGACTGTTATAGAGCCAGTCTCTCGCAGGATGGCAAACCTTTCCTTTTGTGTTTGGACTGTTGCCCAGTCTCTCTTTTTCCTGTCTTGCTTCGGCATTGCCGATATTGTATTAGTCTTTTCCAAATCATTAGCCAACTGTACCCTGATATCTTCATCTTGGAATCCAATTAAAAATGCCAAGTCCGAAACCTTATCAGCAGAAAAAATAAGAGACAAAATGGAGGGGTTCTGTCTCATTCAGGCTGTAAACAGAAATCAGCTATTGTTTTTTCTGTTggcaaatattttcactggtTTTACTAATGCTGTTGTTGACACAGTCAGTTGTAATAATTTCCACTCAGTATGTGTGCTCTTGTGTTACATGtttatgaattgttttatcATATTCATCttgcatctgaaaaaaataacagcaaagtTCTGGTAA
- the znhit3 gene encoding zinc finger HIT domain-containing protein 3, which translates to MQICSVCSEHVPKYKCPACKIRYCSVSCYKNHKDGCLPVKQTASPALAPDFKATHSGGDWSVEDLLDEDEQSDRVPLQKLKELGESKDLEALLCNPHLRQLLLTVDQAEDKAAIMKVAMQEPLFVEFADQCLKIVEPTTEENTPMD; encoded by the exons ATGCAGATCTGCAGCGTGTGTAGCGAACATGTGCCAAAATACAAATGTCCGGCCTGTAAAATCAGATA ctGCTCGGTCAGTTGCTACAAGAACCACAAAG ATGGTTGCCTGCCCGTGAAACAGACGGCCTCGCCCGCATTGGCACCAGATTTTAAGGCTACACACAGCGGCG GAGACTGGTCTGTTGAAGATCTGTTGGATGAAGACGAGCAGTCTGACAGAGTGCCGCTGCAGAAGTTAAAAGAATTGG GCGAATCAAAGGATTTGGAGGCACTGCTGTGTAATCCACACCTCAGGCAACTGCTTCTCACTGTAGACCAAGCTGAGGATAAAGCGGCCATCATGAAAGTTGCCATGCAGGAACCCTTGTTCGTGGAGTTTGCTGACCAGTGCCTGAAAATTGTTGAGCCAACTACAGAAGAGAACACTCCAATGGATTAG
- the LOC118235704 gene encoding unconventional myosin-XIX isoform X3, with amino-acid sequence MREYHCATQPQEFKPHIFVAAEEAYRNVQGQVEPANQSLVVSGESGAGKTWTSRCLMKYYATVAASSSSQKCQDTVERIEKRVLDSNPIMEAFGNACTLRNHNSSRFGKYIQLQLNRSQLLVGASIQTYLLEKTRVAFQAANERNFHIFYQMVKGATEEQRHKWRMSCDRWFNWLPNADKTLEEDCFEETTDAMTNMGITKEKQEQIFQILAGLLHLGNVSFCPPTDESQPCDLQEQSKDFLQSTAELLQMPQEQLLSCLRLRALKAGKQSVLLKPCSLAECTVRRDCLAKVIYAHVFDWLVAFINNSICADTSSWCNFIGVLDVYGFECFALNNLEQLCINYANEKLQQHFVAHYLKAQQEEYVSEGLEWSFIKYQDNQSCLDLIEGSPTCIFSLLNEDCRLNRASDAKQFKARLEKELSDNACMSWDKFSEQPHFTVSHYAGNVCYQIEGMMEKNKDPVPVELIHMLQESQDPLLQGLFTHHDMEMNSSRGHGKVVTVVSKFKNSLESLMKILHSTTPHYTRCIKPNPECQPLTFKKEEVIVQLQACGIVETINISAAGFPIRIPYPSFLQRYGLIVNSRMCRQSLNGNGPEADKDILSPTVADVLSVVLRSHPLETPSASETESHSSLVHCGKTKVFLTHYMLELLESQRDRVRSQRAFCIQCCWRRHYRRKQEARRRAVVRIQAAVRAWLIRREVLQWHEAANLIQKTWRKWRTAMEALAETELDDAVDVKEAPVYDPAVRESGSVQLSTCPEPVTVRAWPLGLALASAPSITVAMTASGFQKVMSLMACLKLSFRSGDYKVETNQFEQGVASIRAQPQESIKLHLQRSPLLYADICPGSKGDGVTGFNQILLENII; translated from the exons ATGAGAGAGTACCACTGTGCTACACAACCACAG GAATTCAAACCGCACATATTCGTAGCTGCTGAGGAAGCTTACAGGAACGTCCAAGGTCAAGTGGAACCGGCAAACCAGTCGCTGGTGGTCAGTGGGGAAAGTGGAGCAGGAAAG ACATGGACGTCTCGTTGCCTCATGAAGTACTACGCCACGGTAGCGGCCTCGTCATCTTCCCAAAAATGCCAGGATACCGTGGAGAGGATAGAGAAGCGGGTTCTGGACTCAAACCCAATAATGGAGGCCTTCG GAAACGCCTGCACTTTAAGGAACCACAACAGCAGCCGGTTTGGGAAATACATTCAGCTCCAGTTGAACAG ATCGCAACTGTTAGTGGGGGCTTCTATTCAAACATACCTCTTAGAGAAGACCAGAGTTGCTTTCCAAGCTGCTAATGAGagaaattttcacattttttaccAG ATGGTGAAGGGTGCcacagaggagcagagacaTAAGTGGAGGATGTCATGTGACCGGTGGTTCAACTGGCTGCCGAATGCTGACAAAACACTAGAGG AAGATTGTTTTGAGGAAACCACAGATGCAATGACAAACATGGGCATTACCAAGGAGAAGCAGGAACAGATATTCCAA ATTTTAGCAGGCCTCCTTCACCTCGGAAACGTGAGTTTCTGCCCTCCGACGGATGAATCACAACCATGTGACCTCCAGGAGCAATCCAAAG ATTTCCTGCAGAGCACGGCCGAGCTGCTGCAGATGCCGCAGGAGCAGCTGCTGTCCTGTCTGAGATTAAGGGCCCTGAAGGCTGGGAAGCAGAGCGTGCTTTTGAAGCCTTGCTCTCTGGCAGAGTGCACAGTGAGGAGGGACTGCCTGGCCAAAGTCATCTACGCCCA TGTGTTCGACTGGCTGGTAGCATTCATCAACAACAGCATCTGTGCGGACACGTCCAGCTGGTGCAATTTTATAG GTGTCCTCGACGTCTATGGATTTGAGTGCTTTGCCTTGAATAACCTGGAGCAGCTGTGTATCAACTACGCCAATGAGAAGCTGCAGCAGCACTTTGTGGCCCATTATCTGAAGGCACAGCAG GAGGAGTATGTGTCTGAGGGACTTGAGTGGTCCTTCATCAAATACCAGGACAATCAGAGCTGTTTGGATTTGATAGAGGGAAGTCCTACCTGTATCTTCTCTCTGCTGAATGAG GACTGCCGCCTCAATCGCGCCTCGGACGCCAAGCAGTTCAAAGCTCGGCTGGAGAAGGAGCTGTCCGACAACGCCTGCATGAGCTGGGACAAGTTCAGCGAGCAGCCGCACTTCACGGTGTCCCACTACGCGGGAAACGTTTGCTACCAGATTGAGGGCATGATGGAAAAGAACAag GATCCTGTACCTGTGGAGCTCATTCACATGCTCCAGGAATCCCAAGATCCTCTGCTTCAGGGTCTCTTTACTCACCATGACATGGAAATGAACAGCAGTCGGGGACACGGAAAAGTCGTCACCGTGGTCTCCAAATTTAAG AATTCGCTCGAGAGTCTGATGAAGATATTGCACAGCACCACTCCACACTACACCAGATGCATAAAGCCCAACCCGGAGTGCCAGCCTCTGACCTTTAAAAAAGAGGAG gTTATTGTCCAGCTACAAGCATGTGGCATTGTGGAGACAATTAATATAAGTGCAGCAGGATTTCCCATCAG AATACCTTATCCAAGCTTTTTGCAACGCTATGGACTGATTGTGAACTCCAGGATGTGCAGGCAGTCGCTGAATGGAAACG GACCAGAGGCGGATAAAGACATCCTGAGCCCCACGGTTGCCGATGTCCTCAGTGTGGTCCTGCGGAGTCATCCCCTGGAGACCCCCAGTGCCTCTGAGACAGAGTCTCACAGCTCTTTGGTGCACTGTGGAAAAACCAAAGTGTTCCTAACGCACTACATG CTGGAgctcctggagagccagagggaCAGGGTGCGCTCGCAGAGAGCTTTCTGCATCCAGTGCTGCTGGCGGAGGCACTACAGGAGGAAACAGGAGGCTCGGAGGCGAGCCGTAGTCAGGATCCAAGCAG CTGTCAGGGCTTGGTTGATTAGAAGAGAAGTCTTGCAATGGCATGAGGCTGCCAACCTCATCCAGAAGACTTGGAGAAAGTGGAGA ACTGCGATGGAGGCCTTGGCTGAGACGGAGCTGGACGACGCCGTGGACGTGAAGGAGGCCCCCGTCTACGACCCCGCGGTTCGGGAGAGCGGGTCCGTGCAGCTCTCCACGTGCCCGGAGCCAGTAACGGTGCGGGCGTGGCCCCTCGGTCTGGCTCTGGCTTCAGCTCCCAGCATCACCGTTGCCATGACGGCCAGTGGCTTCCAAAAGGTGATGTCCCTCATGGCGTGCCTCAAGCTGTCCTTCAGGAGCGGGGACTACAAGGTGGAGACCAACCAGTTTGAGCAGGGTGTGGCCTCCATTCGAGCTCAACCCCAG GAGTCAATTAAACTGCATCTCCAGAGATCTCCGCTCCTCTATGCTGACATATGTCCAGGAAGCAAAGGAGATGGAGTTACTGGCTTCAACCAGATTCTGTTGGAGAACATCATCTGA